A portion of the Ricinus communis isolate WT05 ecotype wild-type chromosome 10, ASM1957865v1, whole genome shotgun sequence genome contains these proteins:
- the LOC8276539 gene encoding uncharacterized protein LOC8276539, which yields MWDCRLQSDGLPHGSHGVHGSSLSSNSRGSRSWIASERLTNHHHSVSDGVLSYSDSLPDNVQEPRWTSPVQKFNLGEIAASSVGGSRPQTSWFPSSTERQFILRATASSPSFGSPSSLSESSHLESTSKRPFAFSNRNFPSRRSYMSKAVYPLVFRNPVSDCETFGDVDISSIGRLTPGEDLTSPSRWPDNSSSAEYKFHKTLTDLQKLETSPEPSASSRREGFRWSSASSYDLGLDGDRFDVAEHMDAESLRSPSCAVPDQKCGVCGKLLWQKSPWSSHRIMRGGDMPIAGVLPCSHVFHAECLEQVTPKTQIHDPPCPLCFRTIGAIEESASVSEPLQVALRSMRGSRGVVISEAQGSHTHNEASTHMKNRLRKNWLRAVPQRNYNGSSLTNRLKRHFTFGGKGKDIFSTKVFYKKGSSSSQEPVRPQMSMQ from the exons ATGTGGGATTGCAGATTGCAATCTGATGGTTTACCGCATGGATCTCATGGAGTTCATGGTTCGTCATTATCCTCAAACAGCAGAGGAAGCAGAAGTTGGATTGCCAGTGAGCGATTAACCAATCATCACCATTCTGTCTCTGATGGGGTGCTATCTTATTCTGATAGCCTGCCTGATAATGTTCAGGAACCTCGTTGGACATCGCCAGTGCAAAAGTTTAATTTAGGCGAGATTGCTGCTTCAAGTGTGGGAG GATCAAGACCCCAAACCTCTTGGTTTCCTTCCTCGACTGAG AGGCAATTTATTCTTAGAGCCACTGCATCTTCCCCTAGTTTTGGGTCTCCATCCTCACTTTCTGAATCCAGCCATTTGGAATCAACTAGCAAGCGACCTTTTGCTTTCTCCAACCGCAACTTCCCAAGCCGACGCTCTTACATGTCAAAAGCTGTTTACCCCCTAGTGTTTCGCAACCCAGTGTCAGATTGTGAAACCTTTGGTGATGTTGATATCAGCAGTATTGGTAGGTTGACACCTGGTGAGGATTTGACATCGCCATCTCGTTGGCCTGATAATAGTTCAAGTGCCGAGTATAAGTTCCACAAAACCCTTACTGATCTTCAAAAGTTAGAGACATCTCCGGAACCCAGCGCGAGCTCTAGAAGAGAGGGATTTAGGTGGAGTAGTGCCAGCAGTTATGATTTGGGGCTTGATGGTGACAGGTTTGATGTAGCAGAGCACATGGATGCGGAGAGCCTGAGGTCACCTAGCTGTGCTGTGCCGGATCAGAAATGTGGAGTTTGCGGAAAACTTTTGTGGCAGAAGTCTCCCTGGAGTTCACACCGAATCATGAGAGGTGGTGACATGCCTATTGCTGGTGTACTACCATGCAGCCATGTGTTCCACGCTGAATGCTTAGAACAAGTGACTCCAAAGACCCAGATTCATGACCCTCCCTGCCCCTTGTGTTTTAGAACCATTGGAGCAATCGAAGAATCTGCATCAGTTTCGGAGCCCTTGCAGGTAGCCTTACGGTCCATGAGGGGGAGCAGAGGGGTTGTGATATCTGAGGCCCAGGGGAGTCACACTCATAATGAAGCCTCTACTCACATGAAGAACAGGTTAAGGAAAAACTGGCTTCGGGCAGTGCCACAGAGGAATTATAATGGTTCTTCATTAACGAATCGCCTTAAAAGGCATTTCACATTTGGGGGGAAAGGTAAAGATATTTTCAGTACTAAGGTGTTCTACAAGAAGGGTTCGTCTTCTAGCCAGGAACCTGTTCGACCCCAAATGTCTATGCAGTAG